The Aythya fuligula isolate bAytFul2 chromosome 2, bAytFul2.pri, whole genome shotgun sequence genome contains a region encoding:
- the OTUD1 gene encoding OTU domain-containing protein 1, whose amino-acid sequence MQLYSSVITHYPPGAAPPATATAVFKVSLPPGPPPSAEAPKSGAAGPGPAAGSPAKDGSGIASATSTTSSSSSSAGSGSAMPAFSSCLQVMPAASPAGPHYSSCAHIAVAARRRRPLERVVPVRGVQRGEARTEPPHGPAWLEGVLEAVRQPPGEAEASVAVATAAVPRPAEEPSNRSLRLSEHRQALQAAAGRPRSREGEEKEEEEEEEGGRVAPCPPRGLCGRAERSEKLALYLAEVEKQDGYLRQKGRFRFHIIPDGNCLYRAVCKALYGDQRLHGELREQTVHYIADHLDHFSPIIEGDVGEFLIAAAQDGAWAGYPELLAMGQMLNVNIHLTTGGRPESPTVSTMVHYLGPEDPTRPSIWLSWLSNGHYDAVLDRLCPNPEYEAWCRQTQVQRRRDEELAKSMAVSLSKMYIEQNACS is encoded by the coding sequence ATGCAGCTGTACAGCTCGGTCATCACCCACTACCCGCCGGGCGCCGCTCCCCCGGCCACCGCCACCGCCGTCTTCAAGGTCTCGCTgccgccgggaccccccccctcGGCTGAGGCGCCCAAGAGCGGAgccgcggggcccggcccggccgcggggaGCCCGGCGAAGGACGGCTCCGGGATCGCCTCCGcaaccagcaccaccagcagcagcagcagcagcgccgggAGCGGCAGCGCCATGCCcgccttctcctcctgcctgcaggtgaTGCCGGCGGCCAGCCCCGCCGGCCCGCACTACAGCTCCTGCGCCCACATCGCCGTggccgcccggcgccgccgcccgctGGAGCGGGTCGTGCCCGTACGGGGCGTGCAGCGGGGCGAGGCCCGCACGGAGCCGCCGCACGGCCCGGCCTGGCTGGAGGGAGTCCTGGAGGCCGTgcggcagcccccgggggaAGCAGAAGCCTCGGTCGCTGTCGCCACCGCCGCCGTCCCCAGGCCCGCCGAGGAGCCCAGCAACCGCAGCCTGCGCCTCAGCGAGCACCGCCAGGCGCTGCAGGCCGCCGCCGGCAGGCCCCGGAGCcgtgagggagaggagaaggaggaggaggaggaggaggaaggcggcCGCGTggccccctgccctccccgggggCTGTGCGGGCGAGCGGAGCGCAGCGAGAAGCTGGCGCTGTACCTGGCCGAGGTGGAGAAGCAGGACGGGTACCTGCGGCAGAAGGGCCGGTTCCGCTTCCACATCATCCCCGACGGCAACTGCCTGTACCGAGCCGTCTGCAAGGCGCTGTACGGCGACCAGCGGCTGCACGGCGAGCTCCGCGAGCAGACGGTGCACTACATCGCCGACCACCTGGACCACTTCAGCCCCATCATCGAGGGCGACGTGGGAGAGTTCCTCATCGCCGCCGCGCAGGACGGAGCCTGGGCCGGCTACCCGGAGCTGCTGGCCATGGGGCAGATGCTCAACGTGAACATCCACCTGACGACAGGCGGCCGGCCCGAGAGCCCCACCGTGTCCACCATGGTTCACTACCTGGGGCCCGAGGACCCGACGCGGCCCAGCATCTGGCTGAGCTGGCTCAGCAACGGGCACTACGATGCCGTGCTGGACCGCCTGTGCCCCAACCCGGAGTACGAGGCGTGGTGCAGACAGACTCAGGTGCAGCGCAGGCGGGACGAGGAGCTGGCCAAGTCCATGGCAGTGTCCCTGTCCAAGATGTACATCGAGCAGAACGCCTGCTCGTGA